From one Suricata suricatta isolate VVHF042 chromosome 8, meerkat_22Aug2017_6uvM2_HiC, whole genome shotgun sequence genomic stretch:
- the LOC115298536 gene encoding glutathione S-transferase Mu 5: MSSSKPSMVLGYWDIRGLAHAIRMLLEFTDTSYEEKQYTCGEAPDYDKSQWLDVKFRLNLDFPNLPYLIDGKNKITQSNAILRYIARKHNMCGETEEEKIRVDIMENQIMDFRMQLIRLCYSSDLESRKPQYLEQLPGQLKQFSLFLGKFSWFAGEKLTFVDFLTYDVLDQNRMFEPKCLDEFPNLKAFMCRFEALEKIANYIQSDRFLKMPINNKMAQWGNKKIC, translated from the exons ATGTCGTCGTCCAAGCCGTCCATGGTTCTGGGTTACTGGGATATTCGAGGG CTGGCACACGCCATCCGCATGCTCCTGGAGTTCACCGATACATCCTATGAGGAGAAACAGTATACGTGCGGGGAAG CTCCGGACTATGATAAAAGCCAATGGCTGGATGTGAAATTCAGGCTCAACTTGGACTTTCCTAAT CTGCCCTACCTCATAGACGGTAAGAACAAGATCACCCAGAGCAATGCCATCTTGCGCTACATCGCTCGCAAGCACAatatgt GTGGCGagactgaagaagaaaagattcGAGTGGACATCATGGAGAACCAGATAATGGACTTCCGCATGCAGCTAATACGACTGTGCTACAGCTCTGACCTG gaaTCACGGAAGCCTCAGTACTTGGAACAGCTACCTGGACAACTGAAACAGTTCTCCTTGTTCCTGGGGAAGTTCTCATGGTTTGCAGGGGAAAag CTCACCTTTGTGGATTTCCTCACCTATGATGTCTTGGATCAGAACCGTATGTTTGAGCCCAAGTGCCTGGATGAATTTCCAAACCTGAAGGCTTTCATGTGCCGTTTTGAG GCTTTGGAGAAGATCGCTAACTACATTCAGTCTGACCGCTTCCTGAAGATGCCCATCAACAATAAGATGGCCCAGTGGGGCAACAAGAAGATTTGCTGA
- the LOC115299125 gene encoding glutathione S-transferase Mu 1-like has protein sequence MDILENEVMDTRISLARVCYNPDFEKLKPGYLESIPGKMQLYSQFLGKRTWFAGEKLTYVDFLAYDILDVLRIFEPKCLDAFPNLKDFVARFEGLKKISAYMKSSRFLPGPLFLKVAVWGGK, from the exons ATGGATATTTTGGAGAATGAGGTTATGGATACCCGCATCTCCTTGGCCAGAGTCTGCTACAACCCTGATTTT GAGAAACTGAAGCCTGGGTATCTGGAGTCCATCCCTGGCAAGATGCAGCTGTATTCACAGTTTCTGGGGAAGAGAACTTGGTTTGCAGGGGAGAAG CTCACCTATGTGGATTTCTTGGCTTATGACATCCTTGATGTACTGCGTATATTCGAACCCAAGTGCCTGGATGCGTTCCCGAACCTGAAGGACTTCGTGGCCCGCTTTGAG GGCCTGAAGAAGATCTCTGCCTACATGAAGTCCAGCCGCTTCCTCCCAGGCCCACTGTTTCTAAAGGTCGCTGTTTGGGGTGGCAAGTAG